One Cryptomeria japonica chromosome 9, Sugi_1.0, whole genome shotgun sequence genomic window carries:
- the LOC131066916 gene encoding pollen-specific protein C13, with protein MASKYTTVLLSILCFTTCLAKESSAQQPKNVVKGRVFCDTCGQRQLTGTNARPIVGAVVAVECNMKRKLKTGSISVEGKTGENGEFRVKLSPSVVHSKCGVRLVSSPQQSCNMPSIATAAHITLASNNNGLLTYNSPPLAFRPSSIASCKHKHSHSDADADAESKLIFPLPFPFPFPFQFPPTPPLTNLRFTAPPPNFPFPPLHPFPISAQPATPPMKS; from the exons ATGGCTTCCAAATATACAACAGTTCTGTTAAGTATCTTGTGCTTCACCACCTGTTTGGCCAAAGAAAGCTCTGCTCAACAGCCAAAGAATGTTGTGAAGGGAAGAGTGTTTTGCGACACGTGTGGCCAACGTCAATTGACGGGCACAAATGCTCGTCCTATTGTTG GGGCAGTGGTTGCAGTGGAGTGCAATATGAAGAGGAAGCTGAAAACAGGCAGCATTTCAGTTGAAGGAAAAACAGGGGAGAATGGAGAGTTCAGGGTGAAGTTAAGCCcctcagttgttcattccaaatgtGGGGTGCGCCTTGTGAGCAGTCCACAACAGTCCTGCAACATGCCCTCCATTGCCACAGCGGCTCACATCACCTTGGCCTCAAACAACAATGGACTTTTAACTTACAACTCTCCTCCCTTAGCCTTTCGCCCTTCTTCCATTGCCTCATGCAAACACAAACACAGTCACAGTGATGCAGATGCAGATGCAGAATCAAAGCTTATTTTTCCtctcccttttccttttccttttcctttccaattTCCACCCACTCCACCCCTCACAAACTTGCGATTTACTGCACCCCCGCCAAACTTCCCCTTTCCTCCACTCCACCCCTTTCCCATCTCAGCCCAGCCTGCAACTCCTCCAATGAAGTCCTAG